The DNA window GATCTCAGCGAGTTCCGATATACCCAGCGCGGTGACGCAGGTCAGCGTCATCATCCGCTTCTCACGCATCGAAAGACCGGGCCGGGTCCAGATGGTGCCGAAGAGGTGATCGGCGGTGAGCGCGAAGTAGTCGCCGGGCATGTCCGGCATTTCCCAGCCGTACACCTCGTTCATCTTCTCGAGGCCCTTGCGGCGCAGTTCGTCCATCGTCACTCCTTCGTGGTCGACGTGGTGTGCGGCACACCAAGTCCGGCAGCGAGATCCCGCAACGCAATCTCGGCCAGCGGCAGTTCCACACCGTTGGCCTCGCCGAGCCCGAGGGCCAACTTCAGATCCTTCTCAGCCAGCCCCCGCGTGTGCACGAACATGTCGTGCACGAAATGGTCGGGCTGCAGCGGTTTGGTGTCGTCGCGGACCATGATCGCCCCCGGCCCGCCGCTCTGCGCGTCGCTGTGGCGTACCACGCGGCCGAGCTTCTGCAGATCGATGCCTGCCGCTTCGGCCAGCCTGGACGCCTCGCAGGCGGCGGCGAAGCCGATGAAGGTCAGCATATTTCGGGCCAGCTTCATTCGCGTCCCCGCGCCGGGTGCACCGGCACGCACCACCAACGAAGCCCACTGTTTGAAGACCGGCTTGACCCTCTCGTAGGCCTCGTCATCCGCGCCGACCATGACGGCCAGCTCACCTTTGTCCGCCGCGCCTGCGCCTCCGCTGACGGGTGCGTCGACGATGTGAATACCTCTGGGACGCAATTCATCAGCCAACTCAGAAGCGGTGTCGGGCTCGATGGTGGAATGGATCGCGATGACGGTGCCCGGCTTCGCATGCTCGGCAAGCTGACCCACGACCTCGCGTACCTGACCGTCATTGAGCACGGTGACGCTGATGACGTCGGCCTGCGCGACATCCGACACGGAGTCCGCCAGCGTAGCGCCGAGTTCGGCCAGCGGCGTCATCGCCTCGGTGCGCACATCGAAGACCACCAGGCCGCCTGACCACTCCACAAGGCGTTTCGCCATCGGAGCGCCCTGGTTGCCAAGGCCGATGTAACCGAGCTTCAGGTCGTCGCTCATCATCTGATGATCTGTCCGCCGTCGACGTTGAAGATCTGACCGGTGACCCACTTGGCCTGGTCGGACAGCAGGAACAGGCACATGCCCGTCAGATCGTCCACCTCACCCATGCGCGACAGCGGAATGCCCTTGACGATGTCTGCCACCATCTCCTGCGGGGTGGTGGTGCGATTGGCCTCGGTGTCGATGGGGCCGGGCGCGATGGCGTTGACGCGGATGTTCTGACCGCCGAGTTCGGTCGCGAGTTGCTGGGTGAGGCCGTTGATGCCGACCTTGGCCAGACCGTAGAAGTTCGAATACAGCCATGCCGCGGTGGAGGACTGGTTGACGATCGCACCGCCACCGCGCTTGGCCATCTTGCGGTACACCGCGCGGGTGCACACCAGCGCGCCATCCATGTTCACGCTCATGAACTTCTTGTAGTAGTCCCAGTCCACGGTGATGAGGAAATCAAGCTTCATCCCACCGAAGATCGCGGCGTTGTTGACCAGGTAGTCGATGCCCTCGAACTCGGCCAGCGTCTGCGCTGCCATCTCCTTCGCGGAATCGGGGTCGGACACGTCGACGCGCACCGCAAGCGCGTTGCCGCCCTCGCCCTTGATGCCGTCGGCGACCTTCTGCGCGCCCTCGACGTTGATGTCGGCGACCACCACGGCCGCACCCTCACGGGCGAGCGCCTCGGCGTACGCCTGACCGATACCTCCGCCGGCACCGGTGACGATCGCGACCTTGTCTTTGAACTGATCTCCGTACAGACCCACGCACGTCTCCTTAGTTGGCTTCCCGACAATCAGACGGAAGTGGCAATGGCTTTGAGCTCCAGGTACTCCTCGAAACCGGCGAGCCCCATCTCCCGGCCGATACCGGACTGCTTGTATCCACCGAAGGGCATGTCGGCTGAGTACCAGACACCGCCGTTGATGTTCACGGTGCCGACACGCAGCCTCGCGCCGACACCAGCTGCGCGGTCCGGATCGGCGGAAAAGACGGTGCCCGACAGACCATAAGGTGAGTCGTTGGCGATGCGCACGGCATCGTCGTCGCCATCGTGGGCGATGACGGTGAGCACCGGCCCGAAGATCTCCTCGCGGGCGACCTTGGCGTTGTTGTCCAGCCCGGCGATGACGGTCGGCTCGATGAAGTAGCCGACGTCACGGTCGGCGGGACGCCCTCCACCGCAGGCGAATTTGCCACCCTCGTCGGCGGCAGAGTCGATGTAGGCCTGCACGCGGTCGCGCTGCCGTTCCGATATCAGCGGCCCGCAGATGGTGCCTGCGTCCTGCGGGTCACCCGGCCTCAGCCCCGCCATCGTGGCCGCCGCGGCCTCGACGGCTTCGTCGTAGCGGGCCCGGGGCAC is part of the Mycolicibacterium tusciae JS617 genome and encodes:
- a CDS encoding SDR family oxidoreductase, yielding MGLYGDQFKDKVAIVTGAGGGIGQAYAEALAREGAAVVVADINVEGAQKVADGIKGEGGNALAVRVDVSDPDSAKEMAAQTLAEFEGIDYLVNNAAIFGGMKLDFLITVDWDYYKKFMSVNMDGALVCTRAVYRKMAKRGGGAIVNQSSTAAWLYSNFYGLAKVGINGLTQQLATELGGQNIRVNAIAPGPIDTEANRTTTPQEMVADIVKGIPLSRMGEVDDLTGMCLFLLSDQAKWVTGQIFNVDGGQIIR
- a CDS encoding NAD(P)-dependent oxidoreductase, which produces MSDDLKLGYIGLGNQGAPMAKRLVEWSGGLVVFDVRTEAMTPLAELGATLADSVSDVAQADVISVTVLNDGQVREVVGQLAEHAKPGTVIAIHSTIEPDTASELADELRPRGIHIVDAPVSGGAGAADKGELAVMVGADDEAYERVKPVFKQWASLVVRAGAPGAGTRMKLARNMLTFIGFAAACEASRLAEAAGIDLQKLGRVVRHSDAQSGGPGAIMVRDDTKPLQPDHFVHDMFVHTRGLAEKDLKLALGLGEANGVELPLAEIALRDLAAGLGVPHTTSTTKE